The proteins below come from a single Eucalyptus grandis isolate ANBG69807.140 chromosome 3, ASM1654582v1, whole genome shotgun sequence genomic window:
- the LOC104437204 gene encoding disease resistance protein RPV1-like isoform X1: protein MHDQLRDLGRDIIQWEHCELGKRSRLWLQDEALDVLTNEKGTDSIQGVLLKFDSRSQCSFKPAHFASMSNIRFLRLDQANLEGKFEQRLSSLRWLHWRGCPRNLCAGNLDLKKLVILDLSWSKVNEKWNGWREIKKAEKLKVLNLTGCVDLIRTPDLSYYNCLEKLILERCIRLVEIGSSVKSLERLVSLNLRSCIELNKLPEELGSLISLEEILIDGTAVQEIPASIGHLQKLRTFSACNCLSLIQLPDSISHVKSLIFFALNGTKITELPLSEELEVLQHLSINHCRSILKLPMSLGSLASLIKLDLSSTGIVELPNTVNKLDLLEVLKIDFTFVRELPGAIWKLKRLEELHASGCRSLAGEIPTDIEKLSRLKVLRLGYSQICGLPDSISRLANMQTLDLLHCDKLHGVLELPSTLISLSVSSKLMDTIPDISNLVKLGELFLADGSQELVLPDQGQVEAKGHTNLELGSFSELKILQLSLLKIQLLPVGLDLLCKLTKLSLCCIHLKELPWLPLGLFTLSLH, encoded by the exons atgcatgatcaacttcGAGACCTAGGTCGGGATATCATCCAATGGGAGCATTGTGAACTTGGAAAACGCAGCAGATTGTGGTTACAAGATGAAGCCTTGGATGTGCTGACAAATGAAAAA GGAACGGATAGCATTCAAGGTGTTCTTCTCAAATTTGATAGTAGGTCACAGTGTAGTTTTAAACCAGCACATTTCGCAAGTATGTCGAACATAAGATTCCTTAGATTGGATCAGGCGAACCTTGAAGGAAAGTTTGAGCAGCGTCTGTCAAGTTTAAGATGGCTCCACTGGCGAGGTTGTCCTCGTAATCTTTGTGCTGGAAATTTGgatttgaagaaattggttATTCTAGATCTTTCCTGGAGCAAGGTCAACGAAAAATGGAATGGTTGGAGAGAAATCAAG AAAGCcgagaaattgaaagttttgaacCTCACCGGTTGTGTTGACTTGATCAGAACTCCAGACTTGTCTTATTACAATTGTTTAGAGAAATTGATTCTTGAAAGGTGCATTCGATTGGTTGAAATCGGTTCATCGGTAAAAAGTCTGGAGAGGTTGGTTTCACTGAACTTGAGGTCTTGTATTGAACTCAATAAGTTGCCTGAAGAGCTGGGTTCCCTCATATCCTTGGAAGAGATTCTTATAGATGGAACTGCTGTTCAAGAAATTCCTGCCTCCATTGGTCATTTGCAAAAGCTTAGAACATTTAGTGCCTGCAACTGTCTTTCATTGATCCAGCTGCCCGATTCAATTAGTCATGTGAAATCTCTGATATTCTTCGCACTTAATGGCACCAAAATAACTGAACTTCCCTTGTCTGAAGAGTTAGAAGTGCTACAACACTTGTCAATAAATCATTGTAGGTCAATATTGAAGTTACCAATGTCCTTGGGGAGTTTGGCTTCATTGATCAAACTTGATTTATCAAGCACTGGAATTGTTGAATTACCTAATACTGTCAATAAGTTAGATCTTTTAGAAGTGctcaaaattgattttacttTTGTACGAGAGCTGCCTGGTGCTATATGGAAGTTGAAGAGGCTTGAAGAACTGCATGCTTCAGGATGTCGGAGTTTGGCTGGGGAAATTCCTACAGATATTGAGAAGCTTTCGAGATTGAAGGTCTTGAGGCTTGGATACTCTCAGATTTGTGGCCTACCCGATAGCATTTCTAGACTTGCCAATATGCAAACACTTGATCTGCTTCATTGTGACAAGCTCCATGGAGTGCTCGAGCTTCCTTCCACTTTAATAAGCCTATCTGTCAGTTCTAAATTGATGGATACAATCCCAGACATCAGTAACCTGGTTAAGTTGGGAGAGTTATTCTTGGCTGATGGATCCCAGGAACTAGTGTTACCTGACCAAGGTCAAGTTGAGGCCAAAGGACACACTAATTTGGAGCTCGGGAGTTTTTCAGAGCTAAAGATATTGCAACTATCTCTGTTAAAGATCCAACTACTACCTGTCGGGTTGGATCTCCTTTGTAAGCTCACAAAGCTCTCCCTTTGCTGCATTCACTTGAAAGAGCTACCATGGCTTCCTCTAGGTTTATTCACTCTCTCACTTCACTAG
- the LOC104437204 gene encoding disease resistance protein RPV1-like isoform X2, producing MHDQLRDLGRDIIQWEHCELGKRSRLWLQDEALDVLTNEKANLEGKFEQRLSSLRWLHWRGCPRNLCAGNLDLKKLVILDLSWSKVNEKWNGWREIKKAEKLKVLNLTGCVDLIRTPDLSYYNCLEKLILERCIRLVEIGSSVKSLERLVSLNLRSCIELNKLPEELGSLISLEEILIDGTAVQEIPASIGHLQKLRTFSACNCLSLIQLPDSISHVKSLIFFALNGTKITELPLSEELEVLQHLSINHCRSILKLPMSLGSLASLIKLDLSSTGIVELPNTVNKLDLLEVLKIDFTFVRELPGAIWKLKRLEELHASGCRSLAGEIPTDIEKLSRLKVLRLGYSQICGLPDSISRLANMQTLDLLHCDKLHGVLELPSTLISLSVSSKLMDTIPDISNLVKLGELFLADGSQELVLPDQGQVEAKGHTNLELGSFSELKILQLSLLKIQLLPVGLDLLCKLTKLSLCCIHLKELPWLPLGLFTLSLH from the exons atgcatgatcaacttcGAGACCTAGGTCGGGATATCATCCAATGGGAGCATTGTGAACTTGGAAAACGCAGCAGATTGTGGTTACAAGATGAAGCCTTGGATGTGCTGACAAATGAAAAA GCGAACCTTGAAGGAAAGTTTGAGCAGCGTCTGTCAAGTTTAAGATGGCTCCACTGGCGAGGTTGTCCTCGTAATCTTTGTGCTGGAAATTTGgatttgaagaaattggttATTCTAGATCTTTCCTGGAGCAAGGTCAACGAAAAATGGAATGGTTGGAGAGAAATCAAG AAAGCcgagaaattgaaagttttgaacCTCACCGGTTGTGTTGACTTGATCAGAACTCCAGACTTGTCTTATTACAATTGTTTAGAGAAATTGATTCTTGAAAGGTGCATTCGATTGGTTGAAATCGGTTCATCGGTAAAAAGTCTGGAGAGGTTGGTTTCACTGAACTTGAGGTCTTGTATTGAACTCAATAAGTTGCCTGAAGAGCTGGGTTCCCTCATATCCTTGGAAGAGATTCTTATAGATGGAACTGCTGTTCAAGAAATTCCTGCCTCCATTGGTCATTTGCAAAAGCTTAGAACATTTAGTGCCTGCAACTGTCTTTCATTGATCCAGCTGCCCGATTCAATTAGTCATGTGAAATCTCTGATATTCTTCGCACTTAATGGCACCAAAATAACTGAACTTCCCTTGTCTGAAGAGTTAGAAGTGCTACAACACTTGTCAATAAATCATTGTAGGTCAATATTGAAGTTACCAATGTCCTTGGGGAGTTTGGCTTCATTGATCAAACTTGATTTATCAAGCACTGGAATTGTTGAATTACCTAATACTGTCAATAAGTTAGATCTTTTAGAAGTGctcaaaattgattttacttTTGTACGAGAGCTGCCTGGTGCTATATGGAAGTTGAAGAGGCTTGAAGAACTGCATGCTTCAGGATGTCGGAGTTTGGCTGGGGAAATTCCTACAGATATTGAGAAGCTTTCGAGATTGAAGGTCTTGAGGCTTGGATACTCTCAGATTTGTGGCCTACCCGATAGCATTTCTAGACTTGCCAATATGCAAACACTTGATCTGCTTCATTGTGACAAGCTCCATGGAGTGCTCGAGCTTCCTTCCACTTTAATAAGCCTATCTGTCAGTTCTAAATTGATGGATACAATCCCAGACATCAGTAACCTGGTTAAGTTGGGAGAGTTATTCTTGGCTGATGGATCCCAGGAACTAGTGTTACCTGACCAAGGTCAAGTTGAGGCCAAAGGACACACTAATTTGGAGCTCGGGAGTTTTTCAGAGCTAAAGATATTGCAACTATCTCTGTTAAAGATCCAACTACTACCTGTCGGGTTGGATCTCCTTTGTAAGCTCACAAAGCTCTCCCTTTGCTGCATTCACTTGAAAGAGCTACCATGGCTTCCTCTAGGTTTATTCACTCTCTCACTTCACTAG
- the LOC108958175 gene encoding disease resistance protein RPV1-like, translating to MGEMIMSHLFLAIEQSKISIPILSKRYASNRWCLRELTQMVECRKRKGQIIVPIFYHVKPSEVRDQTGCYGEAFLSHENEKRYDDETIREWRAALQEVASLQGFNLTANSYCRKGEFVREVAAYVLTELKRNFVGIEPHVEKFMKLLNVESSEVCVVRIHGIGGTGKTTIAMSVYKRIFHLFDGCSFLESVRENAKKPGGLVNLQGQLISDLLGAMHRQIPSVDDGMKSIRSRFFHKKVLIILDDIEPTFRLEPILGILDWLGSGSRIIITARNEQALDELKVFQKYEVGGMQADEARVLFHVCAFKEKHAPDDLATLSEEIVSTIDWLPLTIEVVASYLSSKRVDVWEEILVELKRVPPREVQKQLMVVINALPYKQIQVFLDIACFFIGEDESVACYLTVIPQADWN from the exons ATGGGTGAAATGATCATGTCGCACCTGTTCCTAGCGATTGAGCAATCGAAGATCTCCATACCCATCCTCTCTAAACGTTATGCTTCCAATAGATGGTGTCTTAGAGAGTTGACCCAAATGGTGGAATGTAGGAAAAGGAAGGGACAGATAATCGTGCCCATCTTCTACCATGTCAAACCATCCGAGGTTCGAGACCAAACCGGATGTTATGGTGAGGCCTTTCTTTCGCACGAAAACGAGAAGCGATATGACGATGAGACCATACGAGAGTGGAGAGCTGCTCTCCAAGAGGTTGCAAGTTTGCAGGGATTCAACCTCACAGCTAACAG CTATTGCAGAAAAGGTGAATTCGTGAGAGAAGTTGCCGCATATGTGTTGACGGAATTGAAGAGAAACTTCGTTGGAATCGAGCCTCATGTGgagaaatttatgaaattactAAATGTGGAATCTAGTGAGGTTTGTGTAGTGAGAATACACGGCATAGGTGGCACCGGAAAGACAACGATTGCAATGTCTGTCTACAAAAGAATATTTCATCTCTTCGATGGCTGTAGCTTTCTGGAAAGCGtaagagaaaatgcaaaaaaaccAGGAGGTTTAGTTAATTTGCAAGGACAGTTGATTTCTGACCTTCTAGGTGCAATGCATAGACAAATTCCTTCTGTTGATGATGGGATGAAGTCCATCAGAAGTAGATTCTTCCACAAGAAAGTTCTCATTATTCTCGATGATATTGAACCAACCTTTAGACTTGAGCCAATTTTAGGAATTCTTGATTGGTTAGGCTCTGGAAGCAGGATCATAATTACCGCTAGAAACGAGCAAGCTTTAGATGAGCTTAAAGTGTTCCAGAAATATGAGGTGGGGGGAATGCAAGCAGATGAAGCCCGTGTACTTTTTCATGTCTGTGCCTTCAAGGAGAAACATGCTCCAGATGACTTGGCTACTCTGTCAGAAGAAATAGTATCAACTATTGACTGGCTTCCTTTGACTATTGAGGTTGTCGCGTCGTATCTATCTTCTAAAAGAGTGGACGTGTGGGAGGAGATATTAGTCGAGTTGAAAAGAGTACCTCCGCGAGAAGTTCAAAAGCAATTGATGGTAGTCATCAACGCATTACCTTACAAGCAGATACAGGTATTTCTGGACATTGCTTGTTTCTTCATTGGAGAGGATGAAAGTGTTGCATGCTACCTGACTGTGATTCCGCAAGCCGATTGGAATTAA
- the LOC104437204 gene encoding disease resistance protein RPV1-like isoform X3 gives MKKLDQANLEGKFEQRLSSLRWLHWRGCPRNLCAGNLDLKKLVILDLSWSKVNEKWNGWREIKKAEKLKVLNLTGCVDLIRTPDLSYYNCLEKLILERCIRLVEIGSSVKSLERLVSLNLRSCIELNKLPEELGSLISLEEILIDGTAVQEIPASIGHLQKLRTFSACNCLSLIQLPDSISHVKSLIFFALNGTKITELPLSEELEVLQHLSINHCRSILKLPMSLGSLASLIKLDLSSTGIVELPNTVNKLDLLEVLKIDFTFVRELPGAIWKLKRLEELHASGCRSLAGEIPTDIEKLSRLKVLRLGYSQICGLPDSISRLANMQTLDLLHCDKLHGVLELPSTLISLSVSSKLMDTIPDISNLVKLGELFLADGSQELVLPDQGQVEAKGHTNLELGSFSELKILQLSLLKIQLLPVGLDLLCKLTKLSLCCIHLKELPWLPLGLFTLSLH, from the exons ATGAAAAA ATTGGATCAGGCGAACCTTGAAGGAAAGTTTGAGCAGCGTCTGTCAAGTTTAAGATGGCTCCACTGGCGAGGTTGTCCTCGTAATCTTTGTGCTGGAAATTTGgatttgaagaaattggttATTCTAGATCTTTCCTGGAGCAAGGTCAACGAAAAATGGAATGGTTGGAGAGAAATCAAG AAAGCcgagaaattgaaagttttgaacCTCACCGGTTGTGTTGACTTGATCAGAACTCCAGACTTGTCTTATTACAATTGTTTAGAGAAATTGATTCTTGAAAGGTGCATTCGATTGGTTGAAATCGGTTCATCGGTAAAAAGTCTGGAGAGGTTGGTTTCACTGAACTTGAGGTCTTGTATTGAACTCAATAAGTTGCCTGAAGAGCTGGGTTCCCTCATATCCTTGGAAGAGATTCTTATAGATGGAACTGCTGTTCAAGAAATTCCTGCCTCCATTGGTCATTTGCAAAAGCTTAGAACATTTAGTGCCTGCAACTGTCTTTCATTGATCCAGCTGCCCGATTCAATTAGTCATGTGAAATCTCTGATATTCTTCGCACTTAATGGCACCAAAATAACTGAACTTCCCTTGTCTGAAGAGTTAGAAGTGCTACAACACTTGTCAATAAATCATTGTAGGTCAATATTGAAGTTACCAATGTCCTTGGGGAGTTTGGCTTCATTGATCAAACTTGATTTATCAAGCACTGGAATTGTTGAATTACCTAATACTGTCAATAAGTTAGATCTTTTAGAAGTGctcaaaattgattttacttTTGTACGAGAGCTGCCTGGTGCTATATGGAAGTTGAAGAGGCTTGAAGAACTGCATGCTTCAGGATGTCGGAGTTTGGCTGGGGAAATTCCTACAGATATTGAGAAGCTTTCGAGATTGAAGGTCTTGAGGCTTGGATACTCTCAGATTTGTGGCCTACCCGATAGCATTTCTAGACTTGCCAATATGCAAACACTTGATCTGCTTCATTGTGACAAGCTCCATGGAGTGCTCGAGCTTCCTTCCACTTTAATAAGCCTATCTGTCAGTTCTAAATTGATGGATACAATCCCAGACATCAGTAACCTGGTTAAGTTGGGAGAGTTATTCTTGGCTGATGGATCCCAGGAACTAGTGTTACCTGACCAAGGTCAAGTTGAGGCCAAAGGACACACTAATTTGGAGCTCGGGAGTTTTTCAGAGCTAAAGATATTGCAACTATCTCTGTTAAAGATCCAACTACTACCTGTCGGGTTGGATCTCCTTTGTAAGCTCACAAAGCTCTCCCTTTGCTGCATTCACTTGAAAGAGCTACCATGGCTTCCTCTAGGTTTATTCACTCTCTCACTTCACTAG